A genomic window from Hypomesus transpacificus isolate Combined female chromosome 15, fHypTra1, whole genome shotgun sequence includes:
- the LOC124477795 gene encoding TLC domain-containing protein 3A-like, with protein MLTSIVCGAVFFPGLYAVCRKWLKSTFSKWNDADVVIVSERLLSLVHATIASTAGIIIVTSCHNVMTDRHRLANDFVCFGAPYMAYDLYAMYLSHWHSLRVRGQEVRCHSLHTVWNFLLRDRLMVLHHLALLFVFLPITLFLRRGLGDFFVGCLLTTELSTPFVSLGKILIQLGLQDGHLHRANGMLVLLSFLCCRILLFPYMYLAYGRQHGLPLLSVPLHLPLHCNIGNLAILAPQIYWFCLLCRKARRLYLRQTKPKDPDALTRRSKTQ; from the exons ATGTTGACTTCCATTGTTTGCGGAGCCGTGTTCTTCCCTGGACTTTATGCAGTTTGTAGAAAATGGCTTAAGTCAACTTTCAGTAAATGGAATGACGCCGACGTGGTCATTGTTAGTGAAAG ACTGCTTTCCTTGGTGCACGCGACAATTGCTTCCACCGCTGGGATTATCATCGTTACGTCTTGTCATAACGTCATGACCGACAG ACATAGGCTGGCGAATGactttgtgtgttttggggccCCTTACATGGCCTATGATCTGTATGCCATGTACTTGAGCCACTGGCACAGCCTGAGAGTGAGAGGTCAGGAGGTCAGGTGTCACTCACTACACACCGTCTGGAACTTCCTCCTCAGGGACCGCCTCATGGTCCTTCATCACTTGGCACTGCTCTTCGTCTTCTTGCCAATCACACTG TTCCTCAGGAGAGGGCTAGGAGACTTCTTCGTTGGTTGCTTGTTAACCACAGAGTTGAGCACTCCTTTTGTGTCCCTGGGAAAGATCCTTATCCAG CTGGGTCTGCAGGATGGCCATCTCCACCGGGCCAATGGGATGTTGGTGTTGCTGAGCTTCCTGTGCTGCCGCATCTTACTCTTCCCCTACATGTACCTGGCCTACGGCCGCCAGCACGGCCTGCCCCTGCTCTCCGTGCCCCTTCACCTGCCTCTGCACTGTAACATAGGCAACCTGGCCATCTTGGCGCCACAGATCTACTGGTTCTGTCTGCTGTGTCGCAAAGCCCGGAGACTGTACCTGCGCCAGACCAAACCAAAGGATCCCGATGCTCTGACACGTAGGAGCAAAACACAGTAG
- the usp2a gene encoding ubiquitin carboxyl-terminal hydrolase 2a isoform X3, translated as MPSMRQSYSVTVPEDPPVTAFPFLKQEMRKKSSSVSGSVLVSTFFGLLINQAKNSKNAQGLVGLRNLGNTCFMNSILQCLSHTDSLREYCLHNSHRRDLSSTSRTNTALMEEFAKLLQTMWSSCSSEAVSPSEFKTQIQRFAPRFVGYNQQDAQEFLRFLLDGLHNEVNRVTVRPRGSTEDFDHLPDEEKGKKMWSKYLEREDSKIVDLFVGQLKSSLTCSHCGYCSTVFDPFWDLSLPIAKKGYGEVSLMDCMRLFTKEDVLDGDEKPTCCRCKARRRCTKKFTIQKFPKILVLHLKRFSEARVRTSKLSTFVNFPMKDLDLRECASGSSINAVYNLYAVSNHSGTTMGGHYTAYCRNPTSGEWYTFNDSRVTPMSSSQVRSSDGYVLFYELASSSRM; from the exons ATGCCAAGCATGCGACAGTCATACTCCGTCACAGTACCAGAAGATCCTCCGGTGACTGCCTTCCCGTTCCTAAAACAAGAGATGCGGAAGAAAAGCTCAAGCGTGTCGGGGTCGGTACTAGTGTCAACCTTTTTCGGGCTTCTCATCAATCAAGCCAAG AACTCCAAGAATGCACAGGGCCTGGTGGGACTGAGGAACCTGGGGAACACA tgCTTCATGAACTCTATCCTCCAGTGTCTAAGCCACACTGACAGCCTGAGGGAGTACTGTCTCCACAACTCCCACCGCCGAGACCTCAGCAGCACCAGCCGTACCAACACCGCTCTCATGGAGG AGTTTGCCAAGCTTCTCCAGACCATGTGGTCATCATGCAGCAGTGAGGCGGTCAGCCCGTCCGAGTTCAAGACCCAGATCCAGAGATTTGCTCCCCGCTTCGTAGGATACAA CCAACAGGACGCCCAGGAATTCCTGCGGTTCCTGCTAGACGGGCTACACAACGAGGTGAACCGGGTGACCGTACGTCCTCGTGGCTCCACTGAAGACTTTGACCACCTGCC TGATGAGGAAAAAGGCAAGAAGATGTGGAGTAAATActtggagagagaggatagtAAGATCGTAG ACCTGTTTGTGGGCCAGCTGAAGAGCTCTCTGACCTGCAGCCACTGTGGCTACTGTTCCACTGTCTTCGACCCCTTCTGGGACCTCTCTCTACCCATCGCCAAG AAGGGCTACGGTGAGGTGAGTCTGATGGACTGCATGAGGCTTTTCACCAAAGAAGATGTGCTCGACGGAGATGAGAAACCT ACATGCTGCAGGTGTAAAGCCAGGAGGAGATGCACTAAGAAGTTCACCATCCAGAAGTTTCCCAAGATCCTAGTTCTTC ATCTGAAACGTTTTTCAGAGGCTCGGGTTCGAACAAGCAAACTCTCCACATTTGTCAACTTCCCTATGAAGGACCTGGACCTGCGAGAATGCGCCTCTGGAAGCAGCA TCAATGCGGTGTATAACCTGTATGCAGTGTCCAACCACTCAGGAACCACCATGGGAGGTCACTACACAGCCTACTGTCGCAACCCAACCTCAGGAGAGTGGTACACCTTCAACGACTCCAG AGTAACGCCAATGTCGTCCAGCCAAGTGCGCAGCAGCGATGGCTACGTGCTCTTCTACGAGCTGGCCTCTTCCTCACGCATGTGA
- the usp2a gene encoding ubiquitin carboxyl-terminal hydrolase 2a isoform X4, which translates to MPSMRQSYSVTVPEDPPVTAFPFLKQEMRKKSSSVSGSVLVSTFFGLLINQAKNSKNAQGLVGLRNLGNTCFMNSILQCLSHTDSLREYCLHNSHRRDLSSTSRTNTALMEEFAKLLQTMWSSCSSEAVSPSEFKTQIQRFAPRFVGYNQQDAQEFLRFLLDGLHNEVNRVTVRPRGSTEDFDHLPDEEKGKKMWSKYLEREDSKIVDLFVGQLKSSLTCSHCGYCSTVFDPFWDLSLPIAKGYGEVSLMDCMRLFTKEDVLDGDEKPTCCRCKARRRCTKKFTIQKFPKILVLHLKRFSEARVRTSKLSTFVNFPMKDLDLRECASGSSINAVYNLYAVSNHSGTTMGGHYTAYCRNPTSGEWYTFNDSRVTPMSSSQVRSSDGYVLFYELASSSRM; encoded by the exons ATGCCAAGCATGCGACAGTCATACTCCGTCACAGTACCAGAAGATCCTCCGGTGACTGCCTTCCCGTTCCTAAAACAAGAGATGCGGAAGAAAAGCTCAAGCGTGTCGGGGTCGGTACTAGTGTCAACCTTTTTCGGGCTTCTCATCAATCAAGCCAAG AACTCCAAGAATGCACAGGGCCTGGTGGGACTGAGGAACCTGGGGAACACA tgCTTCATGAACTCTATCCTCCAGTGTCTAAGCCACACTGACAGCCTGAGGGAGTACTGTCTCCACAACTCCCACCGCCGAGACCTCAGCAGCACCAGCCGTACCAACACCGCTCTCATGGAGG AGTTTGCCAAGCTTCTCCAGACCATGTGGTCATCATGCAGCAGTGAGGCGGTCAGCCCGTCCGAGTTCAAGACCCAGATCCAGAGATTTGCTCCCCGCTTCGTAGGATACAA CCAACAGGACGCCCAGGAATTCCTGCGGTTCCTGCTAGACGGGCTACACAACGAGGTGAACCGGGTGACCGTACGTCCTCGTGGCTCCACTGAAGACTTTGACCACCTGCC TGATGAGGAAAAAGGCAAGAAGATGTGGAGTAAATActtggagagagaggatagtAAGATCGTAG ACCTGTTTGTGGGCCAGCTGAAGAGCTCTCTGACCTGCAGCCACTGTGGCTACTGTTCCACTGTCTTCGACCCCTTCTGGGACCTCTCTCTACCCATCGCCAAG GGCTACGGTGAGGTGAGTCTGATGGACTGCATGAGGCTTTTCACCAAAGAAGATGTGCTCGACGGAGATGAGAAACCT ACATGCTGCAGGTGTAAAGCCAGGAGGAGATGCACTAAGAAGTTCACCATCCAGAAGTTTCCCAAGATCCTAGTTCTTC ATCTGAAACGTTTTTCAGAGGCTCGGGTTCGAACAAGCAAACTCTCCACATTTGTCAACTTCCCTATGAAGGACCTGGACCTGCGAGAATGCGCCTCTGGAAGCAGCA TCAATGCGGTGTATAACCTGTATGCAGTGTCCAACCACTCAGGAACCACCATGGGAGGTCACTACACAGCCTACTGTCGCAACCCAACCTCAGGAGAGTGGTACACCTTCAACGACTCCAG AGTAACGCCAATGTCGTCCAGCCAAGTGCGCAGCAGCGATGGCTACGTGCTCTTCTACGAGCTGGCCTCTTCCTCACGCATGTGA